A genomic segment from Chrysemys picta bellii isolate R12L10 chromosome 11, ASM1138683v2, whole genome shotgun sequence encodes:
- the IFIH1 gene encoding interferon-induced helicase C domain-containing protein 1 isoform X4 has translation MEAEEPLASEVGEELKQSDEMNDSLASESIILGTSFEDASVVSESDVSLPDASVSCLNESMGHSSATSGDSDEDNMDKRASPEPELILRDYQMEVAKPALNGENVIICLPTGSGKTRVAVYITKEHLDKKKRASEPGKVIVLVNKVPLVEQHFRKEFNPFLKHWYRVTGLSGDSQLKISFPEVVRKNDVIISTAQILENSLLNATTEDDEEGVQLSDFSLIVIDECHHTQKEGVYNNIMRRYLKEKMKNNRFRKENKPLIPQPQILGLTASPGVGGARTHQKAEEHILKICANLDAYRLMTVEEHVSQLKDQVKEPYKKFVIADDKRRDPFREKITEIMTEIQNYCHLNPTFEFGTQPYEQWAVKEEKKAAKEENRKERVCAEHLKKYNDALQINDTIRMIDAYNHLNNFYKEEKSKKTTVNEDDDEPVSSKLDETDTFLIKLFYAKKKQLKELAGKPEYENEKLTQLRNTLMEEFTKTDEARGIIFTKTRQSAFALFQWIKDNTKFEEVGIKAHYLIGAGHNSEFKPMTQNEQREIISKFRAGNVNLLIATTVAEEGLDIKECNIVIRYGLVTNEIAMVQARGRARADESTYVLVASGGSGAVERENVNIFREQMMYKAIQRVQRMRREEYLNKIQGFQMQSIMEKKMKAKRDQLKTYKENPSLITFLCKNCHKLKCSGEDIQVIENMHHVNVKKEFQDLYSIRENKTLQEKHADYQINGEIICKDCGQAWGNMMVHRGVDLPCLKIRNFVVVFKDKKTSNKIFKKWGELPIKFPVFDYAEHYVSSDED, from the exons AGTCTGATGTCAGTTTGCCAGATGCAAGTGTCAGTTGCTTAAATGAAAGCATGGGACACAGTAGCGCCACAAGTGGTGATTCAG ATGAGGACAATATGGACAAAAGAGCTTCCCCTGAACCAGAGCTGATTCTCCGAGATTACCAGATGGAGGTTGCAAAACCAGCACTGAATGGGGAGAACGTTATAATATGTCTCCCTACAGGCAGTGGTAAAACCAGAGTGGCTGTTTACATTACCAAAGAGCATTTGGATAAGAAGAAAAGAGCATCAGAGCCTGGAAAAGTTATAGTACTTGTGAATAAG GTACCACTGGTGGAGCAGCATTTCAGAAAAGAGTTCAACCCATTCCTGAAGCATTGGTATCGGGTTACTGGATTAAGTGGTGATTCTCAGCTGAAAATCTCATTTCCTGAAGTTGTAAGAAAGAATGATGTCATTATCAGTACTGCCCAGATCCTTGAGAATTCACTGCTGAATGCAACCACAGAAGATGATGAAGAAGGTGTCCAGTTATCAG ACTTTTCTCTCATTGTTATTGATGAATGTCATCACACCCAGAAGGAAGGCGTCTATAACAATATAATGCGAcgttatttaaaagaaaagatgaaaaacaatagattcagaaaagaaaacaaaccccTGATTCCACAGCCTCAGATCCTGGGACTAACTGCTTCACCTGGCGTAGGAGGGGCAAGAACTCATCAGAAAGCTGAAGAACATATTCTGAAA ATTTGTGCTAATCTTGATGCATATAGACTCATGACTGTTGAAGAACATGTCTCTCAGCTGAAAGATCAGGTGAAGGAACCATATAAGAAGTTTGTGATTGCAGATGACAAAAGAAGG GATCCCTTTAGAGAGAAAATTACAGAAATTATGACAGAAATTCAAAATTATTGTCACCTCAACCCAACATTTGAATTTGGAACTCAGCCCTACGAACAGTGGGCGGttaaagaggagaaaaaag CTGCAAAAGAAGAAAACCGTAAAGAACGTGTTTGTGCAGAACATTTAAAGAAATATAATGATGCCCTGCAAATTAATGACACTATCCGAATGATCGATGCATACAACCACCTCAATAACTTCTATAAGGAGGAGAAAAGCAAGAAAACAACAGTAAATGAAGACGACGATGAACCAGTATCATCAAAACTAGATGAAACAGATACATTTCTGATAAAGTTATTTTACG caaAAAAGAAGCAGCTGAAAGAGTTGGCTGGAAAGCCGGAATATGAAAATGAGAAGCTGACACAGTTGCGAAACACCTTAATGGAGGAGTTCACAAAGACTGATGAAGCTAGGGGAATTATCTTCACAAAGACTCGGCAAAGTgcatttgccctttttcagtGGATTAAGGACAACACAAAATTTGAAGAAGTGGGAATTAAAGCTCACTACCTTATTGGAGCTGGGCATAACAGTGAATTTAAACCCATGACTCAG AATGAACAAAGGGAAATAATCAGTAAATTTCGTGCTGGAAACGTCAACCTACTTATTGCTACCACTGTGGCTGAAGAAGGCCTGGATATCAAAGAGTGTAACATAGTTATCCGCTATGGTCTTGTCACCAATGAAATAGCTATGGTGCAG GCCCGGGGTCGAGCTCGAGCTGATGAGAGCACCTATGTACTGGTGGCATCTGGTGGATCGGGAGCTGTTGAACGTGAAAATGTTAATATATTTCGTGAGCAAATGATGTATAAAGCTATTCAACGTGTCCAAAGGATGCGACGGGAGGAATATTTAAATAAG ATTCAGGGCTTTCAGATGCAAagtataatggaaaaaaaaatgaaggcgAAGAGAGATCAGCTTAAGACATACAAGGAAAATCCATCACTAATAACTTTCCTTTGCAAAAATTGCCACAAACTGAAATGTTCTGGGGAAGACATACAAGTTATAGAAAACATGCATCATGTCAATGTGAAAAAGGAGTTCCA GGACCTTTACAGCATAAGAGAAAATAAAACACTGCAAGAAAAACATGCCGATTACCAAATAAATGGTGAAATTATCTGCAAAGATTGTGGGCAA GCTTGGGGAAATATGATGGTGCACCGAGGTGTAGACCTGCCTTGCTTAAAGATCAGAAATTTTGTAGTTGTATTCAAGGATAAGAAAACCTcaaacaaaattttcaaaaaatgggGAGAGCTACCAATCAAGTTCCCTGTCTTTGACTATGCAGAGCATTATGTTTCCAGTGACGAAGATTAA